A genomic stretch from Narcine bancroftii isolate sNarBan1 chromosome 9, sNarBan1.hap1, whole genome shotgun sequence includes:
- the LOC138743297 gene encoding UPF0461 protein C5orf24 homolog isoform X2 → MNYREIMHSVGCSNTSCCQSEKEVTLSADDVSSDDQFDLCSSQPDKLYGNSYKPITCIKQESLEEPNSPMGVGRNTEGQDDMKRRKNIFRAGKRGRPSGTTKAAGYRTSTGRPLGTTKAAGFKTSPGRPLGTTKAAGYRVSPGRPPVFNRQKQDRRKTQQPES, encoded by the exons ATGAATTACAGAG AAATTATGCATTCAGTTGGCTGCAGTAACACCAGCTGCTGTCAGTCTGAGAAGGAGGTGACCCTCAGTGCTGATGACGTGAGCAGCGATGACCAGTTTGATTTGTGTTCTTCTCAACCAGACAAACTTTATGGAAACAGCTACAAACCAATAACCTGCATAAAACAAGAGTCACTGGAGGAGCCGAATTCACCGATGGGTGTTGGAAGAAATACAGAAGGCCAGGATGATATGAAACGAAGGAAGAACATTTTCCGAGCTGGGAAACGAGGAAGACCATCAGGGACGACAAAAGCTGCTGGGTACAGAACCAGCACAGGCCGACCTTTGGGAACAACAAAGGCAGCTGGGTTTAAGACCAGCCCGGGTAGGCCCTTGGGAACTACCAAGGCAGCGGGATACCGGGTCAGCCCAGGAAGGCCGCCAG TATTTAACAGGCAAAAGCAAGACCGAAGGAAAACTCAACAACCAGAGAGTTGA
- the LOC138743297 gene encoding UPF0461 protein C5orf24 homolog isoform X1 — protein sequence MNYREIMHSVGCSNTSCCQSEKEVTLSADDVSSDDQFDLCSSQPDKLYGNSYKPITCIKQESLEEPNSPMGVGRNTEGQDDMKRRKNIFRAGKRGRPSGTTKAAGYRTSTGRPLGTTKAAGFKTSPGRPLGTTKAAGYRVSPGRPPGTMKTLSHVSGLDFPSCSSVAFSYSVLHNKVLSGPSVTTDRNTELNQ from the exons ATGAATTACAGAG AAATTATGCATTCAGTTGGCTGCAGTAACACCAGCTGCTGTCAGTCTGAGAAGGAGGTGACCCTCAGTGCTGATGACGTGAGCAGCGATGACCAGTTTGATTTGTGTTCTTCTCAACCAGACAAACTTTATGGAAACAGCTACAAACCAATAACCTGCATAAAACAAGAGTCACTGGAGGAGCCGAATTCACCGATGGGTGTTGGAAGAAATACAGAAGGCCAGGATGATATGAAACGAAGGAAGAACATTTTCCGAGCTGGGAAACGAGGAAGACCATCAGGGACGACAAAAGCTGCTGGGTACAGAACCAGCACAGGCCGACCTTTGGGAACAACAAAGGCAGCTGGGTTTAAGACCAGCCCGGGTAGGCCCTTGGGAACTACCAAGGCAGCGGGATACCGGGTCAGCCCAGGAAGGCCGCCAGGTACCATGAAAACTCTCTCCCACGTTTCTGGTCTTGATTTCCCATCATGCAGCAGTGTTGCTTTTAGCTATTCAGTGCTCCATAACAAAGTATTAAGTGGACCCTCTGTAACCACAGATAGAAACACAGAGCTGAATCAGTAA